A section of the Phaseolus vulgaris cultivar G19833 chromosome 8, P. vulgaris v2.0, whole genome shotgun sequence genome encodes:
- the LOC137825210 gene encoding uncharacterized protein has protein sequence MAPLFFDGDNYQMWVVRMETYLEALDLWEAVKEDYEIQSLPENRMVAQIKSQKEKKMTRSKAKACLFVVVSPMVFTKIMSLKSAKAIWDYLKAEYEGDERIRGMQALNLIREFELQRMKESESVKEYSDRLLSIANKVRLLGSVLNDSRIVEKLLVTVPERFEATITTLENTKDLSKISLAELLNALQAQEQRRVMRQDGVVEGALLVKHEGGWRNKAIICRNQSEQQDVDAQIANEEEDVLFVATSFCSNISSASWLIDSGCTNHMTHDKEFFKELRTTDIKRLRIGNGETPCSKRKRHNSYHKL, from the exons ATGGCACCACTTTTCTTTGATGGAGATAATTATCAAATGTGGGTTGTTCGTATGGAGACCTAcctagaagcattggatttatgGGAAGCCGTAAAAGAGGACTATGAAATTCAGTCCCTTCCAGAAAACCGTATGGTGGCACAAATAAAATCACAGAAGGAAAAAAAGATGACGAGATCAAAGGCAAAAGCATGCCTATTTGTAGTTGTATCTCCTATGGTATTCACAAAGATAATGTCTTTGAAGTCAGCAAAAGCAATTTGGGATTACCTCAAAGCAGAATATGAAGGTGATGAGAGGATTCGTGGAATGCAAGCCCTGAATCTAATCAGGGAGTTTGAATTGCAGAGAATGAAGGAGTCAGAATCCGTAAAAGAGTACTCTGACAGACTTCTAAGCATTGCCAACAAAGTGAGGTTGCTTGGATCTGTGTTAAATGATTCAAGAATTGTGGAAAAACTGCTTGTAACAGTTCCAGAGAGGTTTGAAGCCACCATAACAACCTTGGAAAACACAAAGGACCTATCAAAGATTTCTCTTGCAGAGCTCTTAaatgctttacaagcacaagaaCAAAGGAGAGTCATGAGACAAGATGGAGTAGTAGAAGGAGCCTTACTAGTTAAACATGAAGGTGGCTGGAGAAACAAAG CAatcatttgtagaaaccaaagtgAACAACAAGATGTAGATGCTCAAATTGCAAATGAGGAGGAGGATGTACTTTTCGTCGCAACTAGTTTTTGCAGCAATATTTCAAGTGCATCTTGGCTAATTGACAGTGGTTGCACCAACCACATGACACATGACAAGGAATTCTTCAAGGAATTGAGAACTACTGATATTAAAAGGCTAAGGATTGGAAATGGTGAAACACCTTGCAGTAAAAGGAAAAGGCACAATAGCTATCACAAGCTATAA